The sequence below is a genomic window from Blastopirellula retiformator.
CGCGAGGATGCGATCCCAAAATAGCGACGTAAGTCGTTATTTTGCGACCCACGAAGAGCTATGCTCTGAGTCTGGCGAGGTTGGAAAATGCCACGAGTGCATTTTCCAACAGGCAGATAGCCCGTCAATTCACTTCGAACAAAAAGTCATTTGATTGATTGACAGCCAGCGTCGCAGAGAGCCCGCTGCCGCTAAGATCCAGATACTTCTTCTGGAGTTCCTTTGAGCGATCCTTCCCTGCGACCGGCGCCGGCATTGAAGGAACCTTAACTCCATTTGGCAATCGCCGTGTGTTAGCTCCAGGGGCTTCTTCTCCAGGCCTGCGCATTTTGGGTGGAGGACTGGTAATGCGAACTAAATAGTTTCCTACCGTCAGAGGGAAAGGCGACCTAAAACGGCCTTCGCCGTCAAGTTCGTAAATCCCTCCACCAAGGTCAGGGTGATAAAACTGTACTGCTGCATTAGAAAATGGCTCGCCTTTAAATGTGACCTTGCCGCTGAACATCACCTTAGATGGCCCTTCGCTAGTAGAGCAACCCGCACCCAAGAGCACTAAGGAAGCAAATGCAACGGTTATCAGGAGATAGGTACTATTTGATCGGATAGTTTCTGTCGATGTGTTCATTTCTACTCTGGGGAACTCCAAAACATTCGGGCCCGGGCCCTAGTAGAGATTGCTTAGCCGTGGATTTGATGGAAGAACCGAGGACGGCCAGAACGCCCGAAACCTTGGCCTGTTGCAGTATCTCATAACAACCAGGATTATAGACCGAAGTCTTCGGGGGATAGAGCAAGACCCTCTAGGGCCCTAAAGCGCGACACAAAAATGATTAAACTCTAGCAGCGTGCTGACTTTCTCGACGGGCTGCCGGATAGCAGGGATGCAATGAGCTTGGGGAGGTTGACAACGCGAGTTCAAACAAGAAATGAGGGTCCCGTTTAACTGCCTGTTGAAAAATGCCATCGTGGCATTTTTCGACCTCGCCAAGCTCAGAGCGTAGCTCTTCGCGATCCCTGCGATCACGCAGTCCGTCGACAAAATCAACGGACTGCTAAGGGCGTAAAGCTCTTTCTGCAACCGCAAAGACATGCACTAAAAATCGCCGATCACCTGTCCATCGCTCTTCATGGCTAACTGCTTTAGCGTGAGCAATGAGATCGTCTCCGGAATGAACCTCGCCGAACCATCGGCAAGCAAGAATTGAACGCCCCCAGGGTGCTCGGAGTTAAAAGTCGCACCAGTGCCCCTGGAGAGCAAGCATGCTGAATCACCAGAGCAAGCCGAGTTGAGGGGATATAGGATTGGCGCTATTCCATCGTATGTCGCAAATCCGTTAGCGCCTGGACTATCAACGGGATCGAAGCCCCAGGCCGGGATAGGCGGGTTCTCGTAGAGACCGGCTGATGAACTATCGCCATTCCAGCCCCCAGAAGCGCCTTGGCGGTAAGCTGGTTCAGCGCCGGAAGATGCAGCATACGCCATCCGACCGGGGTCTCGCCCCGCTTGTTCGCCTATAATCACAGTGTTTGAGAGACCGTCGGTAATATCGCGAAAAGCAACGCCAACAAGACCGAGCATCGGCCCGTTATTGCATGCGTAACCACCGAAATAAGTTTTTTGACACTTTCCGCTGGTCGCAAGATTTCCCGTGACGCTTGGGTCAGCAGCCCCGTTCACACCAAGGTAAGTGTGGTATTGCAGTCGACCGGGATTCGCGCCGTTTTGATCAACGAACGGATCAACGACGCTTGAGGGGCAGTTAAGAGCATCCACTAAGACGCCAGACAGCACGTCTACGTTGTTACTGCCTGAGTCCGAGTGGAAGTCGTCGTTGAGGTCGTAGGTGAGCTGATCCGTAATCGTCCGCTGCTCAAGGAACGGTAGAACACAAACCTTCCAATTTATGGCGGCCACGTTGCCAGGCGGCAGGTGTTGGTAGGTATCGTGGTAGTTGTGAGCGGCCAAACCAAGTTGCTTTAGATTGTTGGAGCAACTCATCCGTCTTGCTGCTTCACGAGCTTGCTGAACTGCTGGCAACAGAAGTGCGATTAGAACCCCAATAATTGCGATTACGACCAACAATTCCACGAGCGTGAAGCCGTGCTTGGGCGATTTATGACAGACCATGGCGTAATTCCTCCTTAGGATGAGGCCACTGAAAGTAAGAAGAGGATTTGATGGGCTTCGGGGGGGGCAATCCAGAAGCCTTTTACTTTGCAGAATGGGGGGGAGGCGATGAGCTAGCTGCCGACAAATCGCTTGATTGCAGCAGCGGTTGCTAAATTATACATGCGACATTCGCAGCAAAAGTGCCTCAAAATTTTCACGAAAAAATGAAGTCGAACATGGTCAGCTGCCAACAGGTACCCATGCCTTGCCCGTCTGACTGCAACAAAGCTAGGCATTCTTGAATATCTTTCCGTTTTTTATCCGAACGGGCGTCAGATTCCATCCGAACGGGCCGGGCCAACCTAGCCAGCAGTGGCAGTGAATTGAATTCCGGGTTTCTTCGGTATATGATTACGACGAATTGCGTGTAGAGTTTTCCTTGACAGCAACAGTTGTTTCAGGCCACTTAGCAGGCGGCTCTTGAGCTGCGAGTTTTTGCTCATTTTATGCAAATCAGCGAGTATCTTGAGGCGGTCCGGGAAGGTAAGCAGGGAGCTGGGGACTTATTGTACGCTGCCGTATATGATGCCCTGCGCAGAGTTGCTCAGACTCGATTGTCTCATGAACAGTTTCCGACCCTGCATCCCACCGAACTCGTGCATGAAGCCTGGATTCGATTGGGGGGCGACATCGCCACTCCCTGGGAGAATCGCAGGCACTTTTTTGGTGCGTTCGCTGAGGCGATGCGACGGACGCTCGTTGATCGAGCAAGAGCGAAGCTGCGAGACAAAAGGGGCGGGGGGCGCGGGGAGCGGGTTTCCCTGACTGGCGTCGATCCAGAAGCCTCAGGGCTTTCTGGTAGTATTCTTGACCTAAATGAGGCGCTCGAAGCATTCGAGAAGGTGGAGCCAATGAAAGCCCAAGTCGTCAAGCTCAAGTTTTTTGCCGGTATGTCGATCAAGGAAATTGCCGAAGTGACCGATTTGTCAGCAGCGACTGTCGAGCGCTATTGGGCATACTCTCGCGCTTGGCTGTATCACTACATTGCTCGCAGCCACGATTAAATTGGGGCAGTCTACCGCGAGCGGCATACACAAGGTCTCCAGAATGAGCCTATCAGATGATGCGATATTTTCGGGGGCTCTTGAACAGCCAACCCTTCAAGGGCAAGAGAGCTTCGTCAGAACGATCTGCGAAGGAAATCCAGTTCGCTGTCAGCGAATACTTAAGCTGCTCAATGCGCATCGCGATTTGGATGCGGACAACGGAAGCGGTTTCATACTGGACAACCCGCATGACGCTTTCGAGTCGCTATTGCAGGTTGGCGATCTTGCCGTCGGATCTGAGATTGGCCCATTTCGCGTACTCGGCAAACTTGGTGAGGGAGGCATGGGAGTTGTCTATGCCGCCGAACAGGTGACCCCAATCCATCGAAAAGTCGCACTGAAGTTGCTCAAGCCAGGCATGGATTCCCATCGTTTACTAGCGCGCTTCGAGATTGAGCGCCAAGTGCTTGAGCAAATGCGACATCCGGGAATTACAGGCGTTCTTGATGCAGGGGTTCAAGAGAACGGGCGTCCCTATTTTGCCATGGAGTTAGTCGAAGACGCCCAGTCCATCACGCAATACTGCAACTCGCAAAAGTTGAGCTTGCAAGACCGCATGAGGCTAATGACTGAGGTTGCTCAAATAGTTCAACATGCCCATCAGCGTGGAGTTATTCATCGCGACCTAAAGCCGTCCAACATCCTAATCACGATGATGGATGACCGGCCAGCGCCTAAGGTGATTGACTTCGGAATTGCAAAAATGTTGTCGGGCACGCAGGGTCATCACAAAGACGCGACAATCGCTGGAGAGAGATTTGGCACGCCTGCCTACATGGCGCCAGAGCAAGCGTTGGGAGGCGTCGATGGAATCGACGTTCGTGCGGATGTTTATTCACTGGGCGCAATTTTGCATGAGTTGTTTTGCGGTTCTCCTCCGATAAGATCAACGAACTCTAGCCATTCCTGGACGGCGGAAAACTATTGGGAATCGGACTTTCCAAGACTCTCCGACGATCTTTCCGAAGAGGTTGCCAAACAAAGATCGACAACTGTCCAATCGCTGAGCCAAGACTTGCATGGAGAGCCAGGCTGGATTATTCGCAAAGCATTGTCCAAAGACCGCGAAACACGCTATCAGAGTGTTGCTGATTTTCAACGAGACATCGAGTACTTTCTTGCCAATAAGCCGATCATGGCGGCGAAACCAACGCTAATGTATCGCGCGGGGAAATTCGTTAAGCGAAACCGGGGCTTATCGGCAATTTCTGCTTTTGCTTTGCTAACAATTGTCGTGGCCGCGACTATCTCGACTTGCTTTGCATTGAGGGCCATTCGTGCGGAGCGCGATGCGAAGCGGCGGTTGGAACAGACGCTGAAGGCGCAGAAGGAACTCGTCGAACAGCGTGACCTTGCAGAAGTGGCGTTACGTGATTCAAAAGCCTTGTCTAGAACCAGCCGTCTACTGTGGATTAGTGAACTTGCGGCTGCGGATTATTTGCAACATTATTTTCAGGTCCGCGTGGAAGATCCAGATGCCACTCCCTATCCAATCGAGTCCAACATTCTTGTTGAACCTGACGAAAGGTTGGTGCTCAAGGGGAATTGGGAGTGGGTAACCAGAACGTTCCGAAGATATGAAGTACTAGAATCCAATTTGGAGAACAACCAGACTACCGGCGAATTGCATCAAGAGGGGCGATTTGGAGACAGCCTCGAGATGGAAGATCTTCCTGGTCGGCTTGGGGCTGATCAAGCTTCGATTAACGAGCTTGAAGGTCAGCTTCTCTTTCAAGAGCTTCTCTTGCGACATATTCGTCAGTCTTTCACGAATGACGACGTATTCATAGCTGAGATATTGAATAACTGCGCGCTTAAATCCATCGACCTGAAAAACTATAAGAAAGCGCAAGAGTACCTTCAAGAATCGATACAGATTTGGAAGCGGCACGACAATCGCCAAGCGTATGTTATCCAGGCTCAGCTATTCCTGGCCGATTGCCTAAGACGGGATCAGCGTCCAGAAGAAGCGGCAAAGGTTTTGAGTAATGCAGTTTCCGAGTTAGACCAGATGGATCCATCGGATGAGGTGACAATTGGACTGCGTGCATTGGCATCTGAAGTCACGCATTGAATGGAAGAACTTAACAGCCCGTTGAAAAACTCCCACCTCCCCGCTATTCTCCGGCAAGCGCTTCCCATTGCAAAGGATGGATGATGGCTTTAGCTGCCTGTTGAAAAATGCCACGATGGCATTTTTCAACAGGCAGCTAGCCGCTTTTTCCAGAACGACATCTCGTCACTGTCAGGGTGTCCCCCGACGAACCCGCACCGCTGATAGAGCCGCCGAGCCGGATTGTCGAAGCGAACCTCGAGCGTCAGATACGAACATCCCTGTTCAGTCGCATAGCGAGCCATCTCGTCCAATAGCGCCTTGCCGACGCCGCGGCCGCGATTGTTCGGGTCGACCGCCAGGTCGTGGACGTTGATCACCGGCTGAGCCGAGAAGGTCGAGAAATTGTAGAAACCGTTGGCCAATCCAACGTATTCGCCATCTTCCACCGCCAGCAGTCCGACGAACGTGGGAAAGTTCTTCAGCCGCTCGATCAGGTGCTCGTGCACGACCGGAAGCAGCGGCTTGCCGCCTCCCATGGGATCGAGGGCGTAAGTTCCCAGTAGCCGCATCAGCTGGGCGGCGTGTTCGTCATTATGCAGGTCGACATGGACGACCTCACCGGCAAATGGCGCCGGCCCTGAAGAAGCGAGCATCAGTTACTCTCCCGCGTTGTCGAAATCGAGATCCTTCCACTTCATCGCCCGGCGGAACGGTTCGATGCGGAGCATCACTTCGCCGTTCTGAAAGACGCGAACCGTGCCGTTCGACTCGCTCACTACGATCGCAATCGACTTCGTCTTCTTGCTGATCGCGGCGCCGGCCCAGTGGCGGGCTCCCAGCCCTTTGGACAACGTCACGCTGGCCGAAGAGACGTCGACCAGACGGCAAGCCGCTTCGACCACGCCGTCGGCATTGATGATGAAGGCGCCGTCCAGCTGGGCGATTTCCTTCAGACCTTCTCGGACGCGGTTGTCGAAGATGCTGCGCTCTTTGCGGTTGTAGCCCTTGATCGGATCGAAGCCGCTAGCGACGCTGTGGTGCAACACTTTGCGATGATCGCCGACGACAAACATCGTACCGACCGGCTTTCCTTCGCGCCCTTCGCGGCCGATGTCGACCGCCAGGTCGATTACGTGCTTGAGGGTCTCCAGCGGAACGCTCGTCTCCAAGCGGCGCAAATCGCGCGAGGTCAAGCGGCCAAGATGCTCGGACAAGCGAACCAGGCTGATCGTGTCGATCCGCGATTCGTCAAACCCGCTGTAGAGGGCGACCACCGAGGCGCCGGTGGCGATAATATCGTCCGCCACCGATTCGACCAGGGCGTGGGTCAGCTTTTCTAGAATCGGGCTTTCGTCCAGCTCGACGACGATCGGCATCAGGCCCGTCTCTTTGGCGCCTTCCAGGGCCTCCTCGTCATCGGCGGCGACGATCGTCTTGGCGTTGCCGGCGCCCGCTTTGATCTGCTCCCACTCGCAAACGCCTTCGACAAAAATCAACAAGGCGTCAGCTTCGGCCTGCTTCACAAGGGCAGCGCCGATTCTGAGAAACTCTGCGAATTGCTTGGTGAATTTCTGTTGCTTCATCCGTAGCGGTCAGTTCGGCAAAATGCCGCGTCAAGAGTGCGGGCCCAGGAGCAAGTGCGATCGTGAACGCATCGTAGAAAAGATCGCAGACCGAGGCAACTACGCCGACCGACCGAAATCGTGTTCTGCGCTGCAATTAGGGCAATTTCGACGCGACTTCGGCGCTGCGGTGCCCCGGCGGCGTACCGAAAACCCGCTGATCGTAGATCGACAGGGCGTGCAACCCGTGTCCCAGAGGCCCAATGCTCCAGTCCATCCGCGGGTTCCGCTCTAGGATCGTCGCCAGGTAATCGATCGCTTTGACCATCTGCGGCGAAGTCAGCTCTTCCTCGGTCAGCGAGTAAGCGAGCCATTCGGCGATGTGGCCGCTGGTCTGCAACCGACGCTGCAGATCGGGCTTGGCGGCCCGGCCTTCAAACCAATCGGTGCTGAAGCTGCCATCCGGATTTTGTAGTCGGAAGGTGTAGCGGTAGTAGTCGTCCAGGAAGGCCTGAGCCCGGCCCCAGTGGCCATCCATCGGCAAACCGGACAACTCCCGCTTTTTGACCGCGTAAGACAGCCCCATCAGGCGATGCGTGCCGCCGCAAGCGGCGCCGATCACCGGTTGTTTCAGCTCTTCGCTGATCAGCCGCTCGATCGTCCAGGCCTGGCCGTCGTCGCTCCTCCACTGGGCGTCGACCGGCAGATAGTAGGCCAGCGAGATCAGTTTGAAGGTCAACTCGGTCGCGGGACGGCAGGTTTCCTTCTCGAACTCGATCAGATCTGAGATGCGATAGGCTTGGTTGTTGACCCGGATTTCGTACGACGGGGTGACGTAGCTTTGGGCGAGCATCGCCAGAAACTGGCCATGATGCCCCTGGACGCCGACTCCCTGGCGAGCCCCCAGGCGTCCCCGTTCGACGTAGAACAGGTT
It includes:
- a CDS encoding DNA integrity scanning protein DisA nucleotide-binding domain protein — its product is MKQQKFTKQFAEFLRIGAALVKQAEADALLIFVEGVCEWEQIKAGAGNAKTIVAADDEEALEGAKETGLMPIVVELDESPILEKLTHALVESVADDIIATGASVVALYSGFDESRIDTISLVRLSEHLGRLTSRDLRRLETSVPLETLKHVIDLAVDIGREGREGKPVGTMFVVGDHRKVLHHSVASGFDPIKGYNRKERSIFDNRVREGLKEIAQLDGAFIINADGVVEAACRLVDVSSASVTLSKGLGARHWAGAAISKKTKSIAIVVSESNGTVRVFQNGEVMLRIEPFRRAMKWKDLDFDNAGE
- a CDS encoding ECF-type sigma factor; its protein translation is MQISEYLEAVREGKQGAGDLLYAAVYDALRRVAQTRLSHEQFPTLHPTELVHEAWIRLGGDIATPWENRRHFFGAFAEAMRRTLVDRARAKLRDKRGGGRGERVSLTGVDPEASGLSGSILDLNEALEAFEKVEPMKAQVVKLKFFAGMSIKEIAEVTDLSAATVERYWAYSRAWLYHYIARSHD
- a CDS encoding serine/threonine-protein kinase codes for the protein MSLSDDAIFSGALEQPTLQGQESFVRTICEGNPVRCQRILKLLNAHRDLDADNGSGFILDNPHDAFESLLQVGDLAVGSEIGPFRVLGKLGEGGMGVVYAAEQVTPIHRKVALKLLKPGMDSHRLLARFEIERQVLEQMRHPGITGVLDAGVQENGRPYFAMELVEDAQSITQYCNSQKLSLQDRMRLMTEVAQIVQHAHQRGVIHRDLKPSNILITMMDDRPAPKVIDFGIAKMLSGTQGHHKDATIAGERFGTPAYMAPEQALGGVDGIDVRADVYSLGAILHELFCGSPPIRSTNSSHSWTAENYWESDFPRLSDDLSEEVAKQRSTTVQSLSQDLHGEPGWIIRKALSKDRETRYQSVADFQRDIEYFLANKPIMAAKPTLMYRAGKFVKRNRGLSAISAFALLTIVVAATISTCFALRAIRAERDAKRRLEQTLKAQKELVEQRDLAEVALRDSKALSRTSRLLWISELAAADYLQHYFQVRVEDPDATPYPIESNILVEPDERLVLKGNWEWVTRTFRRYEVLESNLENNQTTGELHQEGRFGDSLEMEDLPGRLGADQASINELEGQLLFQELLLRHIRQSFTNDDVFIAEILNNCALKSIDLKNYKKAQEYLQESIQIWKRHDNRQAYVIQAQLFLADCLRRDQRPEEAAKVLSNAVSELDQMDPSDEVTIGLRALASEVTH
- a CDS encoding DUF1559 domain-containing protein, coding for MVCHKSPKHGFTLVELLVVIAIIGVLIALLLPAVQQAREAARRMSCSNNLKQLGLAAHNYHDTYQHLPPGNVAAINWKVCVLPFLEQRTITDQLTYDLNDDFHSDSGSNNVDVLSGVLVDALNCPSSVVDPFVDQNGANPGRLQYHTYLGVNGAADPSVTGNLATSGKCQKTYFGGYACNNGPMLGLVGVAFRDITDGLSNTVIIGEQAGRDPGRMAYAASSGAEPAYRQGASGGWNGDSSSAGLYENPPIPAWGFDPVDSPGANGFATYDGIAPILYPLNSACSGDSACLLSRGTGATFNSEHPGGVQFLLADGSARFIPETISLLTLKQLAMKSDGQVIGDF
- a CDS encoding GNAT family N-acetyltransferase, whose protein sequence is MLASSGPAPFAGEVVHVDLHNDEHAAQLMRLLGTYALDPMGGGKPLLPVVHEHLIERLKNFPTFVGLLAVEDGEYVGLANGFYNFSTFSAQPVINVHDLAVDPNNRGRGVGKALLDEMARYATEQGCSYLTLEVRFDNPARRLYQRCGFVGGHPDSDEMSFWKKRLAAC